Below is a window of Humulus lupulus chromosome 2, drHumLupu1.1, whole genome shotgun sequence DNA.
AAGTACTTACTATAAGAGCTTTAGTTTGAAACCAAGGAAAGAAAGTCAATGCTAAGCCGGAGCTGCTCCAATCAATGCCTctaacatgtatatatatatatatatatatatatatatttactttcaTTTTCAATGGTTATCCAGCTGGTGTTCTTTATGAGTTGACCTTGTGTTAATGATTATATTCCGCTAAACTTTATCTATAAAAGCAGTGACTCGGCCTAGCCATTCTCCAAAGCAAACATATATATTATTACGTGTATTGTAAGTTTCTTTTTGCTAGCTAGCTAGCTCTCCCGTGGTCACATCTCTTTCCCTGGTACAATAAGCAGTCATCTCCATTATCATCATCTTGTTTTGAGTTTTCAAACTCTGTGTGTTTGTTGCTTAAGGACTAATATATGAATATTGTTAGTGTATAATAAACAGGATCTGACTAGCTAGTTGATGTGTACGTGGGTGCAGGTGCATTAATCATGAGTGGAAGAGTTGTTAATGAATTCCAAATGAAGGAAATAGCAGGTGGTGACATATCGAGTGTACCATCGTCGCGGCGCCACCATTCGGGGAGGTTCCCATACATCCACAAGCTGGGAAAACCTCCTAAGCAAAACCTGTTGAAGGAAATCACCACTGCTGCCAGGGAGACCTTTTTCTCAGATGATCCTTTCCGCTCTTTCAAAGACCAACCAAACTCAAAAAAGTTTATGCTCGCTGTCCAAGCTGTTTTCCCTATCTTTGATTGGGCTAGAGATTACAGTCTTGCCAAATTTAAAGGAGATCTCATTGCTGGACTCACCATTGCTAGCCTTTGTATTCCTCAGGTACCTATAAGTACTTTATTAAACACTACTTTAATATATGGTTCCAATTTGAGATCTATCTGCTTTTCTTCTTTTAATATTTATTCTTCTGTCTATcaatatatgaaaatattatatattaggACATTGGATATGCAAAGCTTGCTTACCTCCCTGCTCAAAATGGATTAtgtgagtttttatttttattttctcaatCGCTAGAAGAGCTTTAATTGGTTTTCCATAAATACTACGTATGTATACGTACTTGCCAATCCCATAGAACTCataaataactatatatatatgcatattattTGGTATGTTTACACAGATAGTAGCTTTGTTCCACCTCTTGTCTATGCTTTCATGGGGAGCTCAAGAGACATAGCCATAGGACCAGTGGCTGTGGTCTCTCTCTTGCTTGGAGATCTTCTGCAAGCTGAGATTGATCCTACAAATCTCATCCCCTATCGACGTCTCGCTTTTACAGCTACATTCTTCGCCGGACTCACTCAATTGGCACTTGGCTTTTTCAGGTTATGTTTTTAATATATTCATAGTATAAATAACAAGTATTTTTTGgttcttttcttttatatatttctctAAAATGGCTGGATCTTTTTTCAGATTGGGGTTCTTGATTGAGTTTCTATCCCATGCTGCCATTGTTGGGTTCATGGGAGGAGCTGCCATTACAATTGCCCTTCAACAGCTCAAAGGATTGCTTGGCATAAAAAAGAATTTCACAAAGAAGACTGATATTGTCTCTGTTTTGCGCTCAGTGTTTAACTCAGCCCACCATggggtaaaaataaaaaatttcattttaCCATTCTCATTTTACTGCCACGCTTTTAGCTGTGGACATAAATTAAGATTTTTCAATCAATTGATAATTGTTTTACAGTGGAACTGGCAGACTATAGTAATAGGGGTTGCTTTCTTGGCTTTTCTTCTGGTCGCCAAACACATAGTAAGAACAACCCATATGGCTCTTCAACTTTTattgtttataaattaaaatgttcTTCCACTTAGACATTATATTTTCAATCTTAATTCATTTTTCTCTACTTTGTTTGGATTGGATAATCAGGGGAAAAGAAACAAGAAGTATTTTTGGGTTCCAGCAATTGCTCCAATGATTACTGTTGTGGTGTCCACTTTTTGTGTCTATATAACTCGTGCTGATAAAGATGGTGTTCAAATAGTAAGCAAGCCTGTTCGGTTGTTAGGATATATTTctcattatttaattatataaatgaaCATGTCTGCATTCGATCTTGTGTAAGTGTTACCAATGTGTTTACTGTTTAGTATCTTAATAATAAGcctaataataatttaataagcATATGATCTGTGCTATTCAGGTGAGCCATATTGATAAGGGCATAAATCCACCCTCAGCTAATGAACTATTCCTCTCCGGAGAATATGTTGGTAAAGCCTTTAGGATAGGTGTTGTGGCTGGTATTGTAGCGCTAACAGTAAGTAAATGCTAaataaaattaaagaataaaattgtATGTTTAAATTCAAATGATTTAACTTATaaggccaatttttttttcttgatatCAGGAAGCAATAGCAATTGGAAGAACATTTGCAGCTATGAAGGACTATCAGATTAATGGCAACAAAGAAATGGTGGCATTAGGAACAATGAACATTGTTGGTTCTTTGACCTCTTGTTATGTAGCTACAGGTGATCCAGTAATAGTCgctaaaaattaataaaatttgaccCACATACATTATGTATTGGTAAAATTATTAATAGTTGGTTAACTAATATACAATGATTACCAAAACTGGCAGGGTCGTTCTCTCGGTCGGCTGTGAACTACATGGCAGGATGTCAGACGGCCGTGTCGAACATCGTGATGGCTGGTGTGGTGTTTCTAACGCTAGAGCTGATCACGCCGCTATTCAAGTACACACCCAACGCCATCCTCGCCTCCATCATTATCGCCGCTGTGGTCAACTTGCTCGACTATGAGGCTGCCATTCTCATATGGAAGATCGACAAATTCGACTTCGTCGCTTGCATGGGAGCCTTCTTCGGCGTTGTTTTCATTTCAGTCGAGATTGGTCTACTAATTGCGGTAcattttatatacatatttcaCCTACGTGTGTCCCTTATAGTATATATATGATGAATATTAATTATTTGTGCCATATGCGCATATATATTATAGGTTTCTCTATCGCTTGCTAAAATTCTTTTGCAAGTGACGAGGCCACGAACTGCAGTACTTGGAAAGCTACCAAGGACTAGTGTGTACAGGAACACCCTGCAATACCCAGAGGCAAGGCAGATTCCTGGAGTTTTGATCATCAGAGTTGACTCTGCTATTTACTTCTCCAACTCTAACTATATTAAAGAGAGGTAtcttatcattattattaatagTTACATTCTCATATAGTAATTAAAGGAGTGTGAGTGCAAGAATAGGTACAGAGTTGACTAAGACACATTAAGTTAACCTGGTTACAAACCATTATAATGCTAATCCATGGTTAATTGTAGAGACTTACAAAGTTATATCACAGAAGTTGAATGAAATTTTACATAATAAATCTTTACTAATTGAATGTTTAATTTGCTTGAGATGCTTAATAAGCACTCTTAGAAAGATGCTAAGAATTGCTTTTTAGATATTAGGGAGATGCATagtgatatatacatatatatatatatatataatatatatgtatatggatTACTAGTTATGCTTAAATTATACTTTTTTGTGTCAGAATTTTGAGGTGGCTAACTGAGGAAGAAGAGCGAGTGGATGAATGTAATCTACCAAAAATTCAACATTTGATTGTGGAGATGTCACGTaagcaattaattaattatgtcatCTCCTTTGCAATTAATTAATATCTAATATCATGCGATTATAATTAAATACGCTATATATAATATATCTCTTATATATAATAagtatttttaagatattttctaatgataattatttaaaaataataaaattatactttttataactcaaataaaatttaattaaacttaaacttacttatACTTAcacataaataattaaaaaaatataaattaaatatttttgagatattttataatgataattatttacaaataataaataattaaaaaaattaaaatatgaaaattttgagatattttacaataataattatttaaaaataataaaatcataggttttataacttaaataaaatttaattaaacttaaacttatttattagaaTACTATCatattatgtatataatataatttaccaaattattttaaaaaaaaaactagtaagaaacttaacatataatatataattttttgtgatcagtttcaaattaaaaaattagaacaaatataaacttaaataaaaattaataaattatttaactaaaatatgatatttattttgaaatttatataatattaatataaatttaataaaaataattaataaattatataaataaaattaaacaaatttatatttgatagtatatatttatatacgtgTTCATTAAGTTTTTCATCGCcacaaataatattttattgcAGCTGTTACTGACATTGACACCAGTGGCATCCATGCTTTGGAAGAATTATACAGGAACCTTCAGAAGAGAGAGATTCAGGTAATATATACAATTCAACTTTGTCTAAAGATAATAATCACAAAAGTAGTTGAAGTCATTTTCGATTAAATTGTGTCACAAAATagtacatatatttatacatacaAATGAAACTTGATGTCAGACAAATTAAATATTAtagaaaactctctctctctctctcttgatctATAAAAGAAATGTCATCATCAAAATCGAGTAATATTAGGATAAAAAGACGTATAGTGTTTagaaataatagtatcaagttGTGGctgatgaaatgtttggttggcaCTTGGCAATGGCATGGATATAGCTTGCTTTGGCAAATCCAGGTACAGTTGTGATGGACAAGCTTTACGAATCAGAGTTTGCAGATGAGATCGGAGAAAGCAACATCTTTCTTTCCGTCGGAGACGCTATTCACACTTTTGCTCCCAAAACAAACATCCCCGAAGAACCTTGAAACCTTAATTGATTTCGCCATTTCACTATTCGTGATCCATCCAAGTTATGTAAATGTATTTcgatattttattaataaaagattCTTTTTGACGTTCTTgattttgtccttttttttttcttttttctattcactaaaaaaaattatttagtaaCAACGTTTTAGTCCCCACCTAAATTttttgtaactaaatgtgattttCTTAGTTGCAACACAAAATTATTTGTAACTAAAATGTCATAGTTAAATATAAATTTTCAATATTAATGTAATTTTATTCACAAcatattttatagagataaaatgtATTGTGATTAAAACCACACTAGTCACAAAAATTATACAAATATTTTTAGTCACATATTTTTTTAGCGAGTCCCCCAACAATGACCTTTACAGAGTCTTG
It encodes the following:
- the LOC133816516 gene encoding sulfate transporter 1.2-like; the encoded protein is MSGRVVNEFQMKEIAGGDISSVPSSRRHHSGRFPYIHKLGKPPKQNLLKEITTAARETFFSDDPFRSFKDQPNSKKFMLAVQAVFPIFDWARDYSLAKFKGDLIAGLTIASLCIPQDIGYAKLAYLPAQNGLYSSFVPPLVYAFMGSSRDIAIGPVAVVSLLLGDLLQAEIDPTNLIPYRRLAFTATFFAGLTQLALGFFRLGFLIEFLSHAAIVGFMGGAAITIALQQLKGLLGIKKNFTKKTDIVSVLRSVFNSAHHGWNWQTIVIGVAFLAFLLVAKHIGKRNKKYFWVPAIAPMITVVVSTFCVYITRADKDGVQIVSHIDKGINPPSANELFLSGEYVGKAFRIGVVAGIVALTEAIAIGRTFAAMKDYQINGNKEMVALGTMNIVGSLTSCYVATGSFSRSAVNYMAGCQTAVSNIVMAGVVFLTLELITPLFKYTPNAILASIIIAAVVNLLDYEAAILIWKIDKFDFVACMGAFFGVVFISVEIGLLIAVSLSLAKILLQVTRPRTAVLGKLPRTSVYRNTLQYPEARQIPGVLIIRVDSAIYFSNSNYIKERILRWLTEEEERVDECNLPKIQHLIVEMSPVTDIDTSGIHALEELYRNLQKREIQLALANPGTVVMDKLYESEFADEIGESNIFLSVGDAIHTFAPKTNIPEEP